In a genomic window of Trichoderma atroviride chromosome 4, complete sequence:
- a CDS encoding uncharacterized protein (EggNog:ENOG41~TransMembrane:7 (o6-28i40-58o64-84i96-120o132-150i162-182o188-213i)): MDNPVAANVLGTLGAVCWSVQLIPQIIINYRRHNTIGLQPSMMMLWAWAGVPLGVYNITKKFNVALRIQPQILTLLSLITWTQCRYYDKKWPISRCLLVVIPIALVMAGIQIGLIFALRAAHSSHLTWPDTLMAVLSAALLAAGVLRHYWDIYVHRSVRGISFIFVGIDAAGDLFSLISVFFQPRLDILGMVIYGTELALWTGVFACGGYFNLLPWIKQNLKPSSESDLSSNASEPPADSTTQPVHGISLQNMPSSTSVFRTPSSEIAVARIRAGFQDVEDERDAVS, translated from the exons GTGTGTTGGTCTGTACAG CTTATACCgcaaatcatcatcaattaTCGTCGCCACAACACCATTGGCTTGCAGCCCtcaatgatgatgctgtGGGCGTGGGCAGGTGTTCCCCTGGGGGTGTACAACATCACCAAGAAGTTCAATGTGGCCTTGCGCATCCAGCCTCAGATATTGACATTGCTCAGCCTCATCACTTGGACGCAATGCCGCTATTATGACAAA AAATGGCCCATTTCCCGTTGTCTTCTTGTGGTCATCCCCATCGCTCTCGTCATGGCTGGCATACAAATTGGCCTCATTTTTGCTCTTCGAGCCGCCCACTCTTCGCATCTCACATGGCCAGACACGTTGATGGCAGTGCTCTcggctgctcttcttgccgctggcgTCCTCAGACATTATTGGGATATATATGTCCACCGATCGGTCCGTGGGATCTCGTTCATCTTTGTAGGTAtcgatgccgccggcgaTCTCTTCTCTCTGATCTCGGTGTTTTTCCAACCCAGGCTGGATATACTTGGTATGGTGATTTACGGAACCGAGTTGGCCCTTTGGACGGGCGTGTTCGCTTGCGGGGGATATTTCAACTTGCTCCCATGGATAAAACAAAACCTCAAGCCCTCTTCAGAAAGCGATCTGTCTTCCAACGCTTCTGAGCCACCCGCAGACTCAACCACTCAACCAGTTCATGGCATCTCTCTTCAAAATATGCCGTCATCCACGTCCGTATTTAGGACGCCATCAAGCGAGATTGCTGTTGCGAGGATTAGAGCCGGGTTCCaagatgttgaagatgagaggGACGCGGTCTCGTAA
- a CDS encoding uncharacterized protein (TransMembrane:2 (i54-75o95-116i)): MSVVLNRQIFRVNNSQAQIASLALHQGQHRNQQVDTLSSIMSAIAPDTMDSISYLIYMFYTIETNVFLMLGLSPATAFRMFPPLEQFPEGSVGNFALFMQYSSLAALLFCALAEVFPVRHMDENDPGLLTALFQQVVGNNPALNSLLRFIRTWLFMASLHVLCFEFVEARDLLLFLAKARALCELL; encoded by the coding sequence ATGTCCGTTGTTCTTAATCGACAGATTTTCCGAGTCAACAATTCCCAAGCGCAGATCGCATCTCTCGCTTTACATCAGGGCCAGCACCGCAATCAGCAAGTCGACACTTTGAGCTCCATCATGTCGGCTATCGCTCCTGATACGATGGATTCCATCTCGTATCTCATCTACATGTTCTACACCATAGAGACGAATGTTTTCCTCATGCTAGGACTATCTCCGGCCACGGCGTTCCGAATGTTTCCTCCGCTGGAGCAATTCCCGGAAGGCAGTGTGGGCAATTTCGCTCTCTTTATGCAGTACTCATCGCTCGCCGCACTGCTTTTCTGTGCCCTTGCTGAAGTATTTCCGGTTCGGCATATGGACGAGAATGATCCTGGTTTGCTGACCGCGTTATTTCAACAAGTGGTGGGAAACAATCCTGCGCTCAATTCTCTTCTTAGGTTCATCCGTACGTGGCTGTTTATGGCGAGCTTGCACGTTTTATGCTTCGAATTCGTGGAGGCGCGAGATTTACTCTTGttcttggccaaggcgcGTGCGCTGTGCGAACTCTTGTAA